From the genome of Candidatus Nitrosocosmicus oleophilus, one region includes:
- a CDS encoding THUMP domain-containing protein: MIFNFLATTYRYKEEDLMDELGGLFYDFGETTVEVSETNISGLIVGKSSKDPELFISYLREKLKDSPWEIRNLLRFVPIQRVVLSEVEEIRDCLLNLAKQKIIDKGPVKIQVEKRHTKLSKKDIIDSVGPHLNYPVNLTNPTWILLVEIIGKYSGISVISSDMMFSSMTEKRVSE; encoded by the coding sequence ATGATATTCAATTTTCTTGCTACAACATATAGATACAAAGAAGAAGATCTAATGGATGAACTTGGAGGACTGTTTTACGACTTTGGGGAGACTACGGTGGAAGTAAGTGAAACTAATATTTCAGGACTCATAGTAGGAAAATCTTCAAAGGATCCTGAGCTTTTTATATCTTATTTAAGGGAAAAGCTAAAGGATTCACCTTGGGAGATTCGGAACCTGCTTAGATTTGTCCCAATACAGAGGGTAGTTTTAAGCGAGGTCGAGGAAATTAGGGATTGCTTACTTAATTTGGCTAAGCAGAAAATTATCGACAAGGGACCTGTTAAAATTCAAGTTGAAAAAAGACATACCAAATTAAGTAAAAAAGACATTATTGATTCAGTTGGACCTCATTTGAATTACCCAGTCAATTTGACTAACCCTACATGGATTCTGCTTGTAGAGATTATTGGAAAATATTCAGGAATATCAGTTATCAGTTCAGATATGATGTTTAGTTCAATGACAGAAAAGAGGGTTTCAGAATAA